The sequence below is a genomic window from Salvelinus sp. IW2-2015 linkage group LG10, ASM291031v2, whole genome shotgun sequence.
TGCTTAATCCCAGCAGTGCTGGCTCAGGAACAGATTACTGCTCCCAGACATGAAGAagtgcagggagggagagaaagagagagagacgcctCAATGAGACAATccacagggagacagaggggtcCAGCACATGTATGTGGAAGTGTACATGCCCACAACCATGTCACAGagagaaaattattttaaaaactcCATCCACTGCTTTTGTTCATCCTCATTTGCTATGATGGACCTCTGTGTACAGCCAGAGAACATGTCCAGGTTCACACAACAGTACCTCTGAGTATGCAGTGGGTTTCAGAATTGACTTTTCATGTTAGGATGAATCACTTTACTCAATGCCCTCTCTATCTACCAATGTCTATCTCACCTCTAGCTCCTTTATGAGCTCAAACTGCATGTTTTTGACCCTCTCTtttccccaccccctctcccctgctctcccctccccccctcgcgCCCCCCCCcggccgccccccccccctccgccccgcccctcatccccctctctctcttcctccgctctctccagcTGAGGAGCAGACCAAAGTTCAGGCCACGGTGACCAGTCTGAAGAGCCAGCATGGCTGTGTTGCAGGAGGTACGCAGGCCCATGTGACAGACCACATCCTAAACCCTTTCCCCCTTGCTtcctcacatcctaccatacccatCCCTACCACACCCTGCTGTTACCAATCCCTATCACACCCTGCTGTTACCATCCTACATACGCTGCTTACATCCTAcctcacctgttgtttaccagcCCTACACACCTTGCTGTTACCAGCTCTAGCCACACCCTGCTGTTACCATCTCTACCACACCCTGTTTACCATCCCTACCACACCCTGCCTGTTCCCATCCCTACCTCACCCTGTTGTACACCATCCCTACCTCACCCTGTGTTACCTCCCTACTCATCATGCTGTTACCAATCCCTACCTTCACCCTGTTGTTACCACCCTCTCCTCACCATGCTGTAACCATCCCTACCTCACCCTGTTGTTACATCCCTACCTCACCATGCTGTTACCATCCCTACCACCTGTTGTTCATCCCATACCCACCCTGTTGTTACCATCCCTACCTCACATGCCtgttaccatccctaccatcACCCTGTGTTACCATCCCTACCTCACCTGTTGTTACCATCCCTACCTCACCCTGCTGTTACATTCCCTACCTCACCCTGTTGTTACCATCCCTACCTCAATGGTTACCATCCTACCTCACCCTGTTGTTACCAGCCCTACACACACCTGTTGTTACCAGTCCCTACCAACCCTGCGTTACCATCCCTACCTCACCCTGTTGTTTACCATCTCTACCTCACCCTGTTGTTACCATCCCTACCCCCCTGTGTTACCATCCCAACCATCACCATGCTGTTACCAATCCCTACTCACCTGTTGTTACCAGCCCTAACACCCATGTGTTACCACCCTACCACACCCTGCTGTTACCATCCCTACCACACCTGCTGTTACCATCCCTACTACACCCTGCTGTTTACCATCCTACCACCCTGCTGTTCCATTCCCTACCTCCCCTGTTGTTACCAGCTCACACACCCTGCAGTTACCATCAACCCTCGGTAACCACACAGTCCCTAACATCCCTGCGGTTACCATCCCTACCACACCCTGCTGGTTACCATCCTACCACACCCTGCTGTTACCACATCCCTACCACACCCTGCTGTTACCAATCCTACCACAGCCCTGCGGTTACCAACCCTACCAAACCTGGCggttacacagacagacagacagacagacagacagacagacagacagacagacagacagacagacagacagacagacagacactttctTCCATAGCCTCCTGTGAATAGGAATAAAGCAGCAGTGAGGCAGCTTCATTTCCATGTGCGGAGGAGAACGGCTGGCATGGCATCAGGTGGATTAATGCTGCTGTCCTGGAGAGCTGTAATGGATGCCTGGGCAGAGGAGCTGGGGCTCAGGGTGGACTCAAACCCCACTACTAAAGGTTACAGGGAAATGCAGAGAAATTACAGTGGGAGAGCCTGCAGAGTGCAGAGGCCTGGGAAAATGACTAATTGTGTTCAGATAAAGGCTCTGGCKGTATGCTGAGCACTAGAGGAAATGTGCCAGACTTCCACCATCTCACATGGAGAGGCTGGATCAGTGGGAGGCTTTTGAACAAGGTTCTGAGCCACGGCAAACACAATTCCAGCTTCTTCAACATGAGCGTAGCTGCCTTTACAATGGCATGTGCTCTAGGAGTAATCCAGTATACCCAATAAGCACTGACATCAAGTATCTCACCGTGTGTGAGATGGTAAGACTAGAACTGAAGTAGACTCAATGAGCGTAACAGTCAGGTCAACATGACATTATCTTACAGAGTGGTagtgcctgtgtgtctgtatgtttctATCTGTACAGCTGGGTTGATGGTGGTTTATAGCATGGTGGTCTCACCCTCCTCCTGGCTTCCTGTAGCCTGTCCTGGCACTCCGTGAGCTGGGCACGGGTCTCTGTCAGCTCCCCCTCCAGGTCCACACACCTCCACTCGGCCTGGGCACTCTCTGTGCCCTCTCTGTCCCTGGCAGAGCTCTGCAGAGAACACACCACCACTGCCAGCCTTTCcacctgcacgcacgcacgcacgcacgcacgcacgcacgcacgcacgcacgcacgcacgcacgcacgcacgcacgcacgcacgcacgcacgcacgcacgcagcaccacgcaacacaaccacacacactcacacacatcccaacacaacacacccacacacacaccacaccacacacacacacacatccacatcacATACACTTTCTATTGTCCATATCCTACTATTACATACACCATAACAGGATGTACGCTTCTTTCTCCTTCAGGTGGTGTGTGCGCAACTCATGTTCTGGTTTTGCGAATTGGAAACTATTCTTCAGGTCTTTCTCTGCTGNNNNNNNNNNNNNNNNNNNNNNNNNNNNNNNNNNNNNNNNNNNNNNNNNNNNNNNNNNNNNNNNNNNNNNNNNNNNNNNNNNNNNNNNNNNNNNNNNNNNNNNNNNNNNNNNNNNNNNNNNNNNNNNNNNNNNNNNNNNNNNNNNNNNNNNNNNNNNNNNNNNNNNNNNNNNNNNNNNNNNNNNNNNNNNNNNNNNNNNNNNNNNNNNNNNNNNNNNNNNNNNNNNNNNNNNNNNNNNNNNNNNNNNNNNNNNNNNNNNNNNNNNNNNNNNNNNNNNNNNNNNNNNNNNNNNNNNNNNNNNNNNNNNNNNNNNNNNNNNNNNNNNNNNNNNNNNNNNNNNNNNNNNNNNNNNNNNNNNNNNNNNNNNNNNNNNNNNNNNNNNNNNNNNNNNNNNNNNNNNNNNNNNNNNNNNNNNNNNNNNNNNNNNNNNNNNNNNNNNNNNNNNNNNNNNNNNNNNNNNNNNNNNNNNNNNNNNNNNNNNNNNNNNNNNNNNNNNNNNNNNNNNNNNNNNNNNNNNNNNNNNNNNNNNNNNNNNNNNNNNNNNNNNNNNNNNNNNNNNNNNNNNNNNNNNNNNNNNNNNNNNNNNNNNNNNNNNNNNNNNNNNNNNNNNNNNNNNNNNNNNNNNNNNNNNNNNNNNNNNNNNNNNNNNNNNNNNNNNNNNNNNNNNNNNNNNNNNNNNNNNNNNNNNNNNNNNNNNNNNNNNNNNNNNNNNNNNNNNNNNNNNNNNNNNNNNNNNNNNNNNNNNNNNNNNNNNNNNNNNNNNNNNNNNNNNNNNNNNNNNNNNNNNNNNNNNNNNNNNNNNNNNNNNNNNNNNNNNNNNNNNNNNNNNNNNNNNNNNNNNNNNNNNNNNNNNNNNNNNNNNNNNNNNNNNNNNNNNNNNNNNNNNNNNNNNNNNNNNNNNNNNNNNNNNNNNNNNNNNNNNNNNNNNNNNNNNNNNNNNNNNNNNNNNNNNNNNNNNNNNNNNNNNNNNNNNNNNNNNNNNNNNNNNNNNNNNNNNNNNNNNNNNNNNNNNNNNNNNNNNNNNNNNNNNNNNNNNNNNNNNNNNNNNNNNNNNNNNNNNNNNNNNNNNNNNNNNNNNNNNNNNNNNNNNNNNNNNNNNNNNNNNNNNNNNNNNNNNNNNNNNNNNNNNNNNNNNNNNNNNNNNNNNNNNNNNNNNNNNNNNNNNNNNNNNNNNNNNNNNNNNNNNNNNNNNNNNNNNNNNNNNNNNNNNNNNNNNNNNNNNNNNNNNNNNNNNNNNNNNNNNNNNNNNNNNNNNNNNNNNNNNNNNNNNNNNNNNNNNNNNNNNNNNNNNNNNNNNNNNNNNNNNNNNNNNNNNNNNNNNNNNNNNNNNNNNNNNNNNNNNNNNNNNNNNNNNNNNNNNNNNNNNNNNNNNNNNNNNNNNNNNNNNNNNNNNNNNNNNNNNNNNNNNNNNNNNNNNNNNNNNNNNNNNNNNNNNNNNNNNNNNNNNNNNNNNNNNNNNNNNNNNNNNNNNNNNNNNNNNNNNNNNNNNNNNNNNNNNNNNNNNNNNNNNNNNNNNNNNNNNNNNNNNNNNNNNNNNNNNNNNNNNNNNNNNNNNNNNNNNNNNNNNNNNNNNNNNNNNNNNNNNNNNNNNNNNNNNNNNNNNNNNNNNNNNNNNNNNNNNNNNNNNNNNNNNNNNNNNNNNNNNNNNNNNNNNNNNNNNNNNNNNNNNNNNNNNNNNNNNNNNNNNNNNNNNNNNNNNNNNNNNNNNNNNNNNNNNNNNNNNNNNNNNNNNNNNNNNNNNNNNNNNNNNNNNNNNNNNNNNNNNNNNNNNNNNNNNNNNNNNNNNNNNNNNNNNNNNNNNNNNNNNNNNNNNNNNNNNNNNNNNNNNNNNNNNNNNNNNNNNNNNNNNNNNNNNNNNNNNNNNNNNNNNNNNNNNNNNNNNNNNNNNNNNNNNNNNNNNNNNNNNNNNNNNNNNNNNNNNNNNNNNNNNNNNNNNNNNNNNNNNNNNNNNNNNNNNNNNNNNNNNNNNNNNNNNNNNNNNNNNNNNNNNNNNNNNNNNNNNNNNNNNNNNNNNNNNNNNNNNNNNNNNNNNNNNNNNNNNNNNNNNNNNNNNNNNNNNNNNNNNNNNNNNNNNNNNNNNNNNNNNNNNNNNNNNNNNNNNNNNNNNNNNNNNNNNNNNNNNNNNNNNNNNNNNNNNNNNNNNNNNNNNNNNNNNNNNNNNNNNNNNNNNNNNNNNNNNNNNNNNNNNNNNNNNNNNNNNNNNNNNNNNNNNNNNNNNNNNNNNNNNNNNNNNNNNNNNNNNNNNNNNNNNNNNNNNNNNNNNNNNNNNNNNNNNNNNNNNNNNNNNNNNNNNNNNNNNNNNNNNNNNNNNNNNNNNNNNNNNNNNNNNNNNNNNNNNNNNNNNNNNNNNNNNNNNNNNNNNNNNNNNNNNNNNNNNNNNNNNNNNNNNNNNNNNNNNNNNNNNNNNNNNNNNNNNNNNNNNNNNNNNNNNNNNNNNNNNNNNNNNNNNNNNNNNNNNNNNNNNNNNNNNNNNNNNNNNNNNNNNNNNNNNNNNNNNNNNNNNNNNNNNNNNNNNNNNNNNNNNNNNNNNNNNNNNNNNNNNNNNNNNNNNNNNNNNNNNNNNNNNNNNNNNNNNNNNNNNNNNNNNNNNNNNNNNNNNNNNNNNNNNNNNNNNNNNNNNNNNNNNNNNNNNNNNNNNNNNNNNNNNNNNNNNNNNNNNNNNNNNNNNNNNNNNNNNNNNNNNNNNNNNNNNNNNNNNNNNNNNNNNNNNNNNNNNNNNNNNNNNNNNNNNNNNNNNNNNNNNNNNNNNNNNNNNNNNNNNNNNNNNNNNNNNNNNNNNNNNNNNNNNNNNNNNNNNNNNNNNNNNNNNNNNNNNNNNNNNNNNNNNNNNNNNNNNNNNNNNNNNNNNNNNNNNNNNNNNNNNNNNNNNNNNNNNNNNNNNNNNNNNNNNNNNNNNNNNNNNNNNNNNNNNNNNNNNNNNNNNNNNNNNNNNNNNNNNNNNNNNNNNNNNNNNNNNNNNNNNNNNNNNNNN
It includes:
- the LOC111969117 gene encoding centrosome-associated protein CEP250-like, with product MGKPDPLGWLHPSYHVGTQPSRGSRRDVLLSHQARDSQSAQLDVHGQRISQLQTELQESQLELQRGHSRREQQQRDLQTQTQQAEELHTQLAEVKGRLVQVEGENEALMGYKREQGAEVERLAVVVCSLQSSARDREGTESAQAEWRCVDLEGELTETRAQLTECQDRLQEARRRSTCHCKGSYAHVEEAGIVFAVAQNLVQKPPTDPASPLVGFESTLSPSSSAQASITALQDSSINPPDAMPAVLLRTWK